A single window of Xylocopilactobacillus apicola DNA harbors:
- a CDS encoding KxYKxGKxW signal peptide domain-containing protein produces the protein MKLNRRKYMLMDEKVHYKMYKSGKSWVVAGITAFGLCLAVGLPTASVNAATKASEVKLTAKSNANQNAELMRQFSGNPLLKDSGLTLAQQYTQLTTANSAPVFGKIITGKDTYLRYFYGDGTTAPLASIYASDATGQITGGGSVSLYGALPNFNVINKTTGQVLSNALYDSGRRRGRIKIGINNDMQTLAGPIQGSQRLYYIGTEPSKNNDPSDPELNQNLIVKYSSDYLIKGKTYTMDYTQTFKPNGSYVNYTISARNVTGLASGNQNDPANDLPGLFFESDFDTYFMDQGDSAPMYYIANNAGLFSRGKGPDGNTYRLNYYFNTPTSPTGWVSPGNAYDDAKRLFPTPDSLGSKVPKGQAPHKDGEYATTTPVSDPGLFMVWKGQDLKVGESRELSYQTGMINENAETAVIKLDKESERYTGKNDYTVTGKVSDKDTTALPLKYYYSIDGGTEIEFTGPVLTDNTEKPFSFVIPKDKLTVGDTHQIAVFTVDQYGQTSPNQYMQLTAEANLDVKDVNHFVGDTFDKYEGLIGGEEVNGDPIKNTSVDVTITGPDGKVVDAADVTKNPGKYTITYSYTYGNDSTKITKQSTVNIYAPNDPTHGADFTVKPSKTYYKDDKFNPEDLFVSGWKHDSTGAKVDLEFKDLTHVNNTVPNSSLNPTDDDLTKNTGSYEVVYNYPYGNNGQVSSQKTNISIVDRKYITLKYVDQKGNEIDPKFLTDLKDNLTSGQHSLPYGSDFTVTPVNALSLNGKEVYTLDHFEVDGVKQNAASSKLTFGDNDQVVKVVYNGSAANNITVEFVDVDHPEKPVSSDNPAGNIGEELDLGKNGAGVAKLPNGYHYADASELKPGQKQPQANPTFDTDAKKETVYVVGDVIAPGATNGLIVHHMMKDKNGNDVPVPTMKDIQMGGRVGQTIKVKPTEAAAGYTLDPTAKATDYTFAPNTSTSTPGEITFYYTANQYDNIHISFTDVTNKKEVKPVYTPTGNHTGDSLDLSSPKDNPNSDLAGHLPDGYHVATGAELVGEDGTTAKQPANPTYTSEDQYPSIWVIGNDISENDANALTIHHMMKDKNGNDVPVPTMKDIKKGGRVGQTINVKPTPAADGYSTDPVSKAVDYTFDPKKPGEITFYYTADIQDNIKVDFQDVNNSNVSVGSEVPKGNHTGDTLDLSTVKLPDGYHVATDDELVGKTGSDGNQLKQPDNPVYKPGSTIVPVPVYVVGNDIAEGDVNALTIHHYLKDKTDKDGNPVKVPGMEDIKKGGKVGETISIQPTPAAPGYDFVSQSDTSYKFDPKKPGTVNLYYKPSSLSNITVDFVNINGSGKDVVGTGTPTLHFTGDELDLSNDPEIKSAVPNGYQLASDDELKAKGLTRPQNPTYGPQAPKENPIVYVVGKETTASNALTVHHKIKGPNNTETNVPGMSDITMNGRVGETIKVQPTAPIAGYTLASESKETAYKFKPDSTGDITFYYTAKEQSNVTINFVNAKNGKTVKTDSPKGKTGDTLDLTSVGPDSYIKKTIPAGYHYATNGELNGNSQPDKNLEFSTTPQTQTVYVAGDVVDGTSHASSRVTIHHYLKGTATPVPGMGEVGTGNSYKGGIIGDNVTVSPDDPEQKAPAGYTIVPNQQPDTWELTADGGHEVTYYYTADSIDNISIQFVNASDPTKKVGMPYIPSGHVTGDNLKVDSDEVKGHVPAGYHVASKAELDDLGSSLTQPELVYGVTSGVQTVYVIGEAQSNITVHFLDAKTLKELGTVTPKENPDSNSNPKASYRTGDVLKLDAASNYVSDFINAHTGYSYTSNSELSSMNLKQPENPTYTTQSQDINVYLSPQSKATHILKVIHKEQLPSTRGVRGLKDFQTSIEEGSDYDFDINDSAHKAPRGYTLIPGQESKLKGTMGTDGKEIILYYAKIR, from the coding sequence TTGAAACTAAATAGAAGAAAATATATGTTAATGGACGAAAAGGTTCATTATAAGATGTACAAATCAGGTAAAAGTTGGGTAGTTGCTGGAATTACTGCCTTTGGTCTTTGCCTTGCTGTTGGTTTGCCTACAGCATCAGTTAATGCTGCTACCAAGGCAAGCGAAGTAAAATTAACAGCAAAGAGCAACGCTAATCAAAATGCAGAATTGATGCGTCAGTTTAGTGGTAATCCACTGCTTAAGGATTCAGGCTTGACTTTAGCACAACAATATACACAGCTTACTACTGCTAACTCTGCACCAGTATTTGGTAAAATCATTACTGGTAAAGATACTTATCTACGTTATTTCTACGGGGACGGAACTACTGCACCACTTGCAAGCATTTATGCAAGTGATGCAACTGGACAAATTACTGGCGGGGGAAGTGTTTCACTTTATGGAGCACTCCCAAACTTTAACGTCATAAACAAAACTACAGGTCAAGTTCTTAGTAATGCTCTTTATGATTCTGGTCGTCGACGTGGACGAATTAAGATCGGAATCAATAATGATATGCAAACTCTTGCTGGGCCAATCCAAGGGAGTCAAAGACTTTACTACATCGGAACCGAACCTAGTAAGAATAATGATCCTAGTGATCCTGAATTAAATCAGAACTTGATTGTTAAATATTCTTCTGACTATTTAATTAAGGGCAAGACTTATACGATGGATTACACGCAAACGTTTAAGCCTAATGGTAGCTACGTTAACTACACTATTTCTGCTCGTAACGTTACCGGTTTGGCAAGTGGTAATCAAAATGACCCTGCTAACGATTTGCCAGGATTATTCTTTGAATCAGACTTCGATACATACTTTATGGATCAAGGTGACTCAGCTCCAATGTACTATATCGCAAATAATGCTGGATTATTTAGTAGAGGTAAAGGGCCTGACGGAAATACATATCGTTTAAATTATTACTTTAATACTCCGACTTCTCCAACTGGCTGGGTAAGTCCAGGTAATGCTTACGACGATGCTAAGAGACTATTTCCTACACCTGATTCTCTAGGTAGTAAAGTTCCAAAAGGTCAAGCCCCTCATAAAGATGGCGAATACGCTACAACTACTCCTGTAAGTGATCCAGGACTTTTCATGGTTTGGAAAGGTCAGGATTTAAAAGTTGGCGAATCGCGTGAACTTAGTTATCAAACTGGGATGATCAATGAAAATGCTGAAACAGCTGTTATTAAGTTGGACAAAGAATCTGAGAGATATACTGGTAAGAATGACTATACAGTAACGGGTAAAGTATCAGACAAAGATACTACAGCTTTGCCATTGAAATATTATTATAGTATCGATGGTGGAACAGAAATTGAGTTTACTGGTCCAGTGTTAACTGATAATACTGAGAAACCATTCTCTTTTGTGATTCCTAAAGATAAGTTGACCGTCGGAGATACCCATCAGATTGCAGTATTTACTGTCGATCAATATGGTCAAACATCTCCAAACCAATATATGCAGTTGACCGCCGAGGCAAATCTTGATGTAAAAGATGTTAATCATTTCGTTGGTGACACATTTGATAAGTATGAAGGTTTAATTGGGGGCGAAGAAGTTAATGGCGATCCAATTAAGAATACAAGTGTTGACGTTACTATTACGGGACCTGATGGCAAAGTAGTTGATGCTGCTGATGTAACAAAGAATCCTGGTAAATACACGATTACATATTCATACACATATGGTAACGATTCTACTAAAATCACTAAACAGTCGACTGTTAATATCTATGCACCTAATGATCCTACTCACGGGGCAGATTTTACCGTTAAACCATCAAAAACTTATTACAAGGATGATAAATTCAATCCAGAAGACCTCTTTGTTAGTGGTTGGAAACATGATAGCACTGGAGCAAAGGTTGATCTAGAGTTTAAAGACTTAACTCATGTAAATAACACAGTTCCTAATTCAAGTTTAAATCCAACTGATGATGATTTAACGAAAAATACTGGAAGCTACGAGGTTGTTTATAACTATCCTTACGGAAATAATGGTCAGGTTAGCTCTCAGAAGACTAATATAAGTATTGTTGATCGTAAATATATCACTTTAAAATATGTCGATCAAAAGGGTAATGAGATTGATCCTAAGTTCTTGACAGATTTGAAAGATAATTTGACTAGTGGACAGCATAGCCTTCCTTACGGATCTGATTTTACAGTTACACCCGTAAATGCTTTATCACTCAATGGTAAAGAAGTTTATACTTTAGATCACTTTGAGGTTGACGGTGTTAAGCAAAACGCTGCTAGTTCTAAGTTAACTTTCGGTGACAACGATCAAGTAGTTAAAGTTGTGTATAACGGATCAGCTGCTAATAACATCACAGTAGAATTTGTTGACGTTGATCATCCAGAGAAACCAGTATCTTCTGACAATCCAGCAGGTAATATTGGTGAAGAATTAGATCTTGGTAAGAATGGCGCTGGCGTTGCTAAATTACCAAATGGTTACCACTATGCCGATGCTTCAGAATTAAAACCAGGACAAAAACAGCCACAAGCTAATCCTACTTTTGATACAGATGCAAAAAAAGAAACAGTTTATGTAGTTGGTGACGTTATCGCTCCGGGTGCTACAAACGGATTAATTGTTCATCATATGATGAAGGATAAGAATGGTAATGATGTACCAGTTCCAACGATGAAAGATATTCAGATGGGTGGACGTGTTGGTCAGACTATCAAAGTTAAACCAACAGAAGCTGCAGCAGGCTATACTTTGGATCCAACTGCAAAAGCTACTGATTACACTTTTGCACCAAATACTAGCACTAGCACACCAGGAGAAATCACTTTCTACTACACCGCAAATCAATATGACAACATTCATATCAGCTTCACGGATGTTACAAATAAAAAAGAAGTGAAGCCAGTTTATACACCAACAGGTAATCATACTGGCGATAGTCTTGATCTCTCTTCTCCAAAAGATAATCCTAATTCTGATTTAGCAGGACATCTGCCAGATGGTTATCATGTTGCAACAGGTGCTGAATTAGTCGGCGAAGATGGTACAACAGCGAAACAGCCAGCTAATCCAACATATACTTCTGAAGATCAATATCCGTCAATTTGGGTTATTGGTAATGATATTAGCGAAAATGACGCTAATGCACTAACAATCCACCACATGATGAAAGACAAGAACGGTAATGACGTTCCAGTTCCAACAATGAAGGACATTAAGAAGGGTGGACGCGTTGGCCAGACTATTAATGTTAAACCAACACCAGCAGCAGATGGCTATAGTACAGATCCAGTATCAAAAGCTGTTGATTATACTTTTGATCCAAAGAAACCAGGCGAGATTACTTTCTACTATACTGCTGATATTCAAGACAATATTAAGGTTGATTTCCAGGATGTTAACAACAGTAATGTTAGCGTTGGTTCTGAAGTTCCTAAGGGCAATCACACAGGAGATACCCTTGATCTATCTACAGTTAAACTTCCTGATGGTTATCATGTAGCAACTGATGATGAATTAGTAGGTAAGACAGGTTCAGATGGCAATCAGCTTAAGCAACCAGACAATCCAGTTTATAAACCAGGCAGTACGATTGTTCCGGTTCCAGTTTATGTTGTTGGTAATGATATTGCTGAAGGCGATGTAAATGCGTTGACCATTCACCACTATCTCAAAGACAAGACTGATAAAGATGGCAATCCAGTTAAGGTTCCAGGCATGGAAGACATCAAGAAGGGTGGAAAAGTTGGCGAAACGATCTCGATCCAACCAACACCAGCAGCGCCTGGATATGATTTTGTATCTCAATCAGACACTAGCTATAAATTTGACCCTAAGAAGCCAGGAACTGTTAACTTGTATTACAAGCCTTCTTCTTTAAGTAATATTACAGTAGACTTTGTTAACATCAATGGTTCGGGTAAGGATGTAGTAGGTACGGGTACTCCTACACTTCACTTCACAGGGGATGAATTAGATTTAAGTAACGACCCAGAGATCAAGAGTGCAGTGCCGAACGGATATCAATTGGCAAGTGATGACGAATTGAAGGCTAAGGGATTAACAAGACCCCAAAACCCAACATATGGACCACAAGCACCAAAGGAAAATCCAATCGTTTATGTTGTTGGTAAAGAAACTACTGCAAGTAATGCATTAACTGTTCATCATAAGATTAAAGGACCGAATAATACTGAAACAAACGTTCCAGGAATGTCTGATATCACAATGAATGGACGTGTTGGAGAAACTATCAAAGTTCAACCAACAGCACCAATAGCAGGGTATACTTTAGCTTCTGAATCTAAAGAGACAGCTTATAAGTTTAAGCCTGACAGTACAGGTGATATTACCTTCTATTACACAGCTAAAGAACAAAGTAACGTTACAATTAACTTTGTAAACGCGAAGAATGGTAAAACTGTTAAGACTGATTCTCCAAAGGGTAAGACTGGTGATACTTTAGATCTCACAAGTGTAGGTCCTGATAGCTATATTAAGAAGACAATTCCAGCAGGATATCACTATGCAACAAATGGTGAACTGAATGGTAATTCTCAGCCAGATAAAAACCTAGAGTTCTCAACAACTCCACAGACACAAACTGTATATGTAGCAGGAGATGTAGTTGATGGCACAAGTCATGCATCAAGCAGAGTAACGATTCACCATTATCTTAAAGGCACTGCTACTCCTGTACCAGGCATGGGGGAAGTTGGAACTGGAAATAGTTATAAAGGTGGCATAATCGGAGATAACGTAACAGTTAGTCCAGATGATCCAGAACAAAAAGCACCTGCAGGCTATACAATTGTTCCAAACCAACAACCTGATACATGGGAACTAACAGCTGATGGCGGACATGAAGTTACTTATTACTATACAGCCGATTCAATAGATAACATTTCAATCCAATTTGTAAATGCTTCCGATCCTACGAAGAAAGTAGGTATGCCATATATCCCATCAGGACATGTAACCGGCGACAACTTAAAGGTAGATAGTGACGAGGTCAAAGGACATGTTCCAGCAGGATATCATGTAGCAAGTAAAGCTGAGTTAGATGATTTGGGAAGTAGTTTGACGCAACCAGAATTAGTGTATGGTGTTACAAGTGGAGTTCAGACAGTTTATGTTATTGGTGAAGCACAAAGTAATATTACAGTTCACTTTTTAGATGCTAAAACGTTGAAAGAACTCGGAACTGTAACTCCAAAAGAGAATCCTGATTCAAATTCTAATCCTAAAGCCTCTTATAGGACGGGAGATGTATTAAAATTAGATGCTGCAAGTAATTATGTTTCGGACTTTATTAATGCTCATACGGGCTACTCCTATACATCTAATAGTGAGTTATCAAGTATGAATCTGAAACAGCCAGAAAATCCAACATATACAACTCAATCTCAAGATATAAATGTGTATTTGAGCCCTCAATCAAAGGCAACACATATTTTGAAAGTTATACATAAGGAACAACTTCCTTCAACAAGAGGTGTTAGAGGATTAAAAGACTTCCAAACTTCTATAGAGGAGGGTTCAGATTATGACTTTGATATTAATGACAGTGCACATAAAGCACCGAGAGGCTATACATTGATACCGGGTCAGGAAAGTAAGCTGAAAGGAACTATGGGTACTGACGGCAAAGAAATAATCCTGTATTACGCAAAGATTCGTTAG